In Gammaproteobacteria bacterium, one genomic interval encodes:
- a CDS encoding glutathione-dependent formaldehyde dehydrogenase, whose product MKAIVFHDIGDIRLENVREPKIEDKDDAIVRITTSAICGTDLHFIRGTVGPMKKGTILGHEAVGVVEEIGKNVRNLKRGDRVIVPSTISCGYCLLCRQGFYSQCNNANPNGPEAGTAFFGGPKNSGPLQGCQAEFVRVPFASNNLVKIPDSVSDDKAILLSDIFPTAYFGADMAQVKPGDVVVIQGCGPVGQFAIASCKLLGASRIFAIDRIPSRLELARKQGAEILNFDEVNPIEIIKDATEGTMANVVIDAVGVDAVKPTKGPALKGVKDAKEFKDELTKIAPTTHPKGKNWIPGDAPSQALRTGVELAGKCATISIIGVYAEASQTYPIGKAMNKNLKLVMGNCHHRAYIPRLLQLVEAGIIDPTQILTQREPLMNALEAYKQFDAREPGWIKVALKA is encoded by the coding sequence ATGAAGGCCATTGTATTTCATGATATTGGTGATATTAGGCTTGAAAATGTACGAGAACCCAAGATAGAAGATAAAGATGATGCCATCGTTCGCATTACGACCAGTGCGATTTGTGGCACAGATTTGCATTTTATTAGGGGCACCGTGGGGCCTATGAAGAAGGGCACCATTTTAGGCCACGAAGCAGTCGGTGTGGTAGAAGAAATTGGCAAAAATGTTCGAAATTTGAAACGGGGTGATCGGGTCATTGTTCCTTCAACCATTAGTTGTGGTTATTGCCTACTCTGTCGACAAGGGTTTTATTCTCAATGCAATAATGCCAATCCAAATGGACCGGAAGCTGGCACAGCGTTTTTTGGGGGTCCTAAAAATTCGGGCCCATTACAAGGCTGCCAAGCCGAGTTTGTTCGTGTCCCTTTTGCGAGTAATAATCTCGTTAAAATTCCTGATTCAGTCTCAGATGACAAAGCCATCCTATTATCAGACATTTTTCCTACAGCGTATTTTGGGGCTGACATGGCTCAAGTTAAACCAGGCGATGTCGTTGTCATTCAGGGTTGTGGGCCGGTTGGGCAATTTGCTATTGCGAGTTGTAAGCTTTTAGGTGCCTCAAGAATTTTTGCTATTGATCGCATTCCTTCACGTTTAGAACTTGCGCGAAAACAAGGTGCGGAAATTCTCAATTTTGATGAAGTTAATCCCATTGAAATCATTAAGGATGCAACAGAGGGTACGATGGCAAACGTGGTGATTGATGCAGTCGGGGTGGATGCTGTTAAACCTACGAAAGGACCGGCTTTAAAAGGCGTAAAAGACGCAAAAGAATTTAAAGACGAGCTTACAAAAATTGCGCCTACGACACATCCAAAGGGCAAAAATTGGATACCAGGAGATGCTCCCAGTCAAGCGCTACGTACAGGGGTTGAATTAGCAGGCAAGTGTGCAACCATTTCAATTATAGGTGTGTATGCAGAAGCTTCGCAAACTTATCCGATCGGTAAGGCTATGAATAAGAATTTAAAATTAGTCATGGGCAATTGTCATCATCGCGCCTATATTCCCAGGTTATTACAACTTGTGGAAGCAGGCATCATTGATCCAACCCAAATCCTAACGCAGCGAGAACCTTTAATGAATGCATTGGAAGCTTATAAACAATTTGATGCAAGAGAACCGGGTTGGATCAAAGTTGCGTTAAAGGCATAA
- a CDS encoding FAD-dependent oxidoreductase gives MSPTPELRLQGFDYKHLFYSEGLARLDETFLDFLGERDQPLKNHLLAYRQNHAFTKIEISELLIASAALLEDFLGQLFQIEEQVAIAQARTIAHNPISAFKKYYVLRRARKSLNQVESYPTFETLTLWLDEHLQKAALKAADRELSIALLGMQFLNNPDVYADEIEMLVKWCVRVMTSPEGTTILTTFRLFQQPARLDYQNLVPTHLIDAERRSVAPEALRLRDGFALTDPRMNAREVQDEVNYCIYCHDHEGDFCSIGFPNKKSDPSLGFKKNPLDVTLIGCPLEEKISEMHTLKKDGLALASLAMVMVDNPMCPATGHRICNECMKACIYQKQEPVNIPQIETRVLTDVLDLPWGVEIYDLLTRWNPLRQHQWVMKPFNGLKVMIAGMGPAGFTLAHHLLLEGFAVVGFDGLKIEPLPEAYLTQPIYRFDDLKEALDERLMSGFGGVAEYGITVRWDKNFLKLIYVSLLRKPYFQVFGGVRFGGTITVDDAWDLGFDHLAVAVGAGLPKALPIPGSMAPGMRQANDFLMALQLGNAAKDDSLNNLQMRLPAVVIGGGLTGVDTATELQAYYIVQVEKTLERFETLVQTYGQDYVHATLDAASQAILSEYLNHGLAIRAERERAKGANELPNFIQLIRRWGGVSIAYRRSMQESPAYINNHEELKKALEEGIYYLEGVEPSAVELDEFGHAATLICQKRIRNEDLRWVATEEEIKLPARSILVATGTQPNIAYEFEHRGTFNRMNLQYQHYEEDEEGTLASAPGVQHCKDPFFGAFTSYQKKDKRVSLIGDTHPVFHGSVVKAIASGMRTYPKIVRTLQDRCRDKVDEAIYQQFSQTMKELFLAKLVTVTRKSQDTLELIIKAPLAARHFKAGEFYRLQNYETYATKVGATLLQLEPLALIAADCDKKKGLLTFVVKETNATTKICATLKPGEPVSLMGPTGVRAKVPAVRETILIVGDHFSLSFIRAYGAELRTHQNRVIYLATYQDQDDIYSQTDLEDVTDLIIWLTQKGNPFTANRPQDIVYHALTPLEGLIKYHQENNSIPLADVDRIHIVGNTDLLRMFQSSQQMLCNDYFIKNPKIYGSVYGNMQCMLKGVCAQCLQWQIDPETGQRTKAVFACSWQDQPLEIVDINHIDERQTQNRLLEKLTTLWVDYLFDHYQVARI, from the coding sequence ATGAGCCCCACACCCGAATTAAGATTACAAGGCTTTGACTATAAACACTTATTTTACTCTGAGGGTTTAGCTAGGCTTGATGAAACATTTTTAGATTTTTTAGGTGAACGCGATCAACCCCTCAAGAATCACCTCCTCGCTTACCGACAAAATCATGCTTTTACTAAAATAGAAATCAGTGAATTATTAATTGCAAGTGCGGCCCTATTAGAAGATTTCCTAGGCCAGCTTTTCCAAATTGAAGAGCAAGTGGCAATTGCCCAGGCAAGGACTATTGCTCACAATCCAATTTCTGCATTTAAGAAATATTATGTCTTAAGAAGGGCGCGTAAATCTCTGAACCAGGTTGAGAGTTACCCAACCTTTGAAACCTTAACCCTTTGGTTAGATGAACATTTACAAAAAGCCGCTTTGAAAGCCGCAGATCGCGAATTATCTATTGCGCTACTGGGCATGCAATTTCTCAATAATCCTGATGTGTATGCCGATGAAATTGAAATGTTAGTTAAATGGTGTGTAAGGGTGATGACTTCACCCGAGGGGACAACCATACTGACAACATTTCGTCTTTTCCAACAACCCGCTCGACTTGATTACCAAAACCTTGTGCCAACGCATTTAATTGATGCCGAAAGAAGGTCCGTTGCGCCTGAGGCATTACGCTTACGTGATGGGTTCGCGTTAACAGATCCGCGGATGAATGCTCGCGAAGTGCAAGACGAAGTTAATTACTGTATTTACTGTCATGACCATGAAGGCGATTTTTGCTCGATTGGTTTTCCGAATAAGAAAAGTGATCCCAGTTTAGGTTTTAAAAAAAATCCTCTTGATGTCACTTTAATAGGGTGCCCGCTCGAAGAAAAAATTTCAGAAATGCACACGTTAAAAAAAGATGGCTTAGCGCTTGCCTCCTTAGCAATGGTGATGGTTGATAACCCGATGTGTCCTGCTACAGGGCATCGCATCTGTAATGAATGCATGAAAGCCTGTATTTATCAGAAACAAGAACCGGTCAACATTCCACAAATTGAAACCCGTGTTTTAACCGATGTCCTTGACTTACCATGGGGCGTTGAAATTTATGATTTACTCACCCGCTGGAATCCTTTACGTCAACATCAGTGGGTAATGAAACCCTTTAATGGCTTGAAAGTGATGATCGCAGGCATGGGTCCTGCTGGTTTTACGCTTGCTCATCATTTGCTGCTGGAAGGGTTTGCAGTTGTTGGCTTTGATGGTTTAAAAATCGAGCCCCTACCTGAGGCATATTTAACGCAACCCATTTATCGATTCGATGATTTAAAAGAGGCGCTCGATGAACGGCTGATGTCTGGATTTGGTGGGGTAGCTGAGTATGGCATTACTGTACGCTGGGATAAAAACTTTCTAAAACTTATTTATGTAAGTTTACTTCGCAAACCTTATTTCCAAGTTTTTGGCGGCGTTCGATTTGGGGGCACCATCACAGTTGATGATGCCTGGGATTTAGGATTCGATCATTTAGCCGTTGCTGTAGGAGCAGGCTTACCCAAAGCATTGCCTATCCCTGGTAGCATGGCACCGGGTATGCGCCAAGCTAATGATTTTCTTATGGCCTTACAATTAGGTAATGCTGCGAAAGATGACAGCTTAAACAATTTGCAAATGCGATTACCGGCTGTGGTCATCGGTGGTGGATTAACCGGTGTTGATACTGCAACGGAACTGCAAGCCTACTATATTGTGCAAGTAGAAAAAACATTAGAGCGATTTGAAACACTGGTGCAAACGTATGGCCAAGATTATGTGCACGCAACTCTTGATGCTGCATCCCAAGCAATTTTGTCTGAATATTTAAACCATGGGTTAGCGATTCGTGCAGAGCGAGAACGCGCTAAAGGAGCAAACGAATTACCGAATTTCATTCAACTCATCCGGCGTTGGGGTGGTGTTAGTATTGCTTATCGAAGGAGTATGCAAGAGTCACCCGCTTACATTAATAATCACGAAGAGTTAAAAAAAGCATTAGAAGAAGGAATTTATTATCTCGAAGGCGTTGAACCTTCTGCTGTCGAACTCGACGAATTTGGTCATGCTGCAACTTTAATTTGTCAAAAACGAATTCGGAATGAAGACTTACGCTGGGTTGCAACTGAGGAAGAAATAAAATTACCTGCGCGCTCAATTCTTGTTGCAACCGGTACACAACCTAATATTGCTTATGAGTTTGAACATCGCGGAACATTCAATAGAATGAATTTGCAATATCAACATTATGAGGAAGATGAAGAGGGAACGCTCGCAAGCGCCCCCGGTGTTCAACATTGCAAAGATCCTTTTTTTGGTGCTTTCACTTCTTATCAGAAAAAAGATAAAAGAGTCAGTTTAATTGGCGACACTCACCCCGTCTTTCACGGCAGTGTTGTTAAGGCAATTGCATCAGGCATGCGAACCTATCCCAAAATTGTGCGGACCTTGCAAGATCGATGTAGAGATAAAGTTGATGAAGCGATTTACCAACAATTTTCTCAAACCATGAAAGAATTATTTTTAGCGAAACTCGTGACCGTAACCCGCAAATCACAAGATACCCTTGAACTCATCATTAAAGCACCGCTTGCTGCTCGGCATTTCAAAGCTGGCGAATTTTATCGCCTGCAAAATTATGAAACTTATGCAACCAAGGTCGGCGCCACTTTACTTCAACTTGAACCCCTTGCGCTCATTGCCGCAGATTGCGACAAAAAAAAGGGGCTCCTTACTTTTGTTGTTAAAGAAACGAATGCGACTACGAAAATTTGTGCAACCTTAAAACCAGGTGAACCTGTATCGCTTATGGGTCCCACGGGTGTGCGTGCTAAAGTACCAGCAGTGAGAGAAACGATATTAATCGTGGGTGATCATTTTAGTTTATCTTTTATCCGAGCCTACGGTGCTGAATTAAGGACGCATCAAAATCGTGTCATTTATCTTGCGACCTATCAAGATCAAGATGATATTTACTCACAAACTGATTTAGAAGATGTGACTGACTTAATTATTTGGCTTACGCAGAAGGGGAACCCTTTTACCGCTAATCGTCCTCAAGACATTGTTTATCATGCCCTGACTCCTTTAGAGGGACTCATCAAATATCACCAAGAAAATAATAGTATTCCTTTAGCTGATGTTGATCGTATTCATATTGTGGGTAATACTGATTTATTGCGCATGTTTCAATCTTCGCAACAAATGCTTTGCAATGACTACTTCATCAAAAATCCAAAAATATACGGATCTGTTTATGGCAACATGCAATGCATGTTAAAGGGTGTGTGTGCGCAATGCTTACAATGGCAAATCGACCCGGAAACCGGTCAACGCACCAAAGCCGTTTTTGCCTGTTCTTGGCAGGATCAACCCTTAGAAATTGTTGACATCAATCACATCGATGAACGTCAAACCCAAAACCGTTTACTCGAGAAGTTAACAACCCTGTGGGTTGATTATTTGTTTGATCATTATCAAGTAGCAAGGATTTGA